One stretch of Eggerthella lenta DSM 2243 DNA includes these proteins:
- a CDS encoding RNA polymerase sigma factor: MRLPFQRKNQPAAARDSPKPLRSDAFLLEAMDAWGDVVYRVALAQTGSPSDADDVFQDVFMRLLEHDTAFESDEHLKAWLLRVTVNRCRDLARLTWNRRTEGFTREHADIPAPDTFDADIWEVVGALPPDLRIPVHLFYVEGYATEEIARITGCRPSTVRTRLHRAREQLRNMLEDDRGQRESSLASCRDPLCRKEPNRDRSPQPRPTPNRG; the protein is encoded by the coding sequence ATGCGCTTGCCGTTCCAGCGAAAAAACCAGCCCGCCGCAGCCCGCGACAGCCCGAAACCGCTTCGATCCGACGCGTTCTTGCTCGAAGCCATGGACGCGTGGGGCGATGTCGTGTATCGCGTCGCGCTGGCGCAGACCGGCTCGCCCAGCGACGCCGACGACGTGTTCCAGGACGTGTTCATGCGCCTGCTGGAACACGACACCGCGTTCGAAAGCGACGAGCACCTGAAAGCCTGGCTGCTGCGCGTCACGGTGAACCGCTGCCGCGACTTGGCGCGTTTGACCTGGAACCGCCGCACGGAAGGCTTCACGCGGGAGCATGCCGACATCCCCGCCCCCGACACGTTCGACGCCGACATCTGGGAGGTCGTGGGCGCGTTGCCGCCCGACCTGCGCATCCCGGTGCACCTGTTCTACGTCGAGGGCTACGCCACCGAAGAGATCGCGCGCATCACGGGATGCCGACCCAGCACCGTGCGAACCCGCCTCCACCGCGCCCGCGAGCAGTTGCGGAACATGCTGGAAGACGACCGCGGCCAACGCGAGTCGAGCCTTGCAAGCTGCCGCGACCCCCTGTGCCGAAAGGAGCCGAACCGTGACCGATCCCCGCAACCCCGGCCCACGCCCAACCGTGGATGA